TGGGTGACGGCCCGGAACGGGCGCGCCTGCAGGGTCAGGTCAGGCAACTGGGCCTGGACGCGCGGGTACGGTTCCTCGGCACCATCGCGCAGGCCCAGCTGGTCGACTTCTACAACGCGGCCGATGTGCTGGTGCTCGCGTCCAGCCGGGAAGGCATGCCCAATGTGGTACTGGAATCGCTTGCCTGCGGCACACCTGTCGTGGCAGCTCCCTTCGACGGCGTCAGCGAATTGCTGACGGCACCAGAAGCCGGCGAAATAGCCGCAGAACGCAGTGCCGAGGCGATCGCGGCAGCATGCTGCCGCCTGCAGGAGCGCGCGCCTGCGCGTGCGGCCACGCGAGCCTTTGCCCAGCAGCTGGGCTGGCGGCCCGTGGTGAAGGCACAGTGCGCGCTGTATGCGAAAGTATTGGCGGAAGATGGCCGCAAAGGCCTGGGGGGATGATGCACGACATCGCGAACCGTCCACGGCAAGGCGCCATGCCCACGGGGCCGGGCGGCCGTCCGCTTCGGGTACTTCATGTACTCGATCATTCGCTGCCGCTGCATAGTGGTTATACCTTCCGCACGCTGTCCATCCTTGGCCAGCAGCGCGCACTGGGCTGGGAAACCCTCCATCTGACCGGCCCCAAGCAGGGCGGGGGCGCGGAGCGCGAGGAGCAGATCGATGAATGGATGTTTCATCGCACTCCTCCCGCGGCTGGCATGCTGGCCAGCCTGCCGGTGCTCCGGCACCGTGCGCTGATGCGTGCGATGCGTACACGTCTTGCCGAGGTCGTGGCGCGTGTGAGGCCGGACATCATCCACGCGCATTCGCCGGTGCTCAACGCGATGCCGGCACTTGCGGTCGGCAAGGAATTCAATGTGCCGGTGGTGTACGAAGTCCGGGCATTCTGGGAAGACGCCGCCGCGGATCACGGCACGGCACGCGAATGGGGCATCCGCTATCGCATGACGCGCGCGATGGAAACGCGGGCGTTGCGCAAGGCACATGCCGTGACCACGATCTGCGAGGGGTTGCGCACGGACATGCTCGGGCGCGGCATTCCCGCGGACAAGATCACCGTGATCCCCAATGCCGTGGACGTGGAGCGGTTTCCCTTCCGCGAGGCGGCCGACCCGGTGCTGATGCAGCAGTACGGACTCACGCCGGGCAAGACGCTGGGGTTCGCCGGGTCCTTCTACGCCTATGAAGGGCTGGACTTGCTGTTGCGGGCCATGCCAGGCGTACTTCAGGCCGAGCCGCTGGCCCGGCTGATGCTGGTGGGTGGCGGTCCCCAGGAAGCGAACCTGAAAGCGCTGGCGAAAGAGCTGGACGTGGAGAGCGCCGTGCACTTCACCGGGCGCGTGCCGCATGCCGAGGTCGAGCGGTATTACAGCGTCATGGATGTGATGGTGTATCCGCGTGTCTCGCGCCGGCTGACCGAACTGGTGACGCCACTCAAGCCGCTCGAGGCGATGGCCATGGGCAAGCTGGTGGCGGCATCGGATGTCGGCGGGCATCGCGAACTGATCGATGACGGTTGCAACGGGCATCTGTTTGCTGCCGATTCGGTCGAGGCCCTTGCGGGTTGCCTGACTCGTCTGCTGGGTGCACCGCAGACGTGGAACGGCGTGATCGACAACGGCCGTGCCTTCGTGGAGCGTGAACGCACCTGGGAGGCCAGCGTGTCCCGCTATCGCGACGTCTACGCCAGGGCGCTCCTGCAGAATCGGTCACGCAACGGAGAAACGCATGGCCGTTGATACGCCTGCCGTGGTCGTCGGTGCCGGGCTCAACGGGCTGGGTGTGGCGCGAAGCCTCGCGCATGCCGGCGTACCGGTCTGGCTGCTGGACAGCGACGGGCAGCGCGCGGAGATGCGCACGCGCGCGGCTACGCCGTTGCAGATCACTTCGCTGCATGGCGACGGGCTGGTCGAAGATCTGCTGCGTCTGGCTACCGGGCGCCTGTCCGGCCTGCGTCCCGTACTGTTCCTTACCCAGGAAGAGAGTGTCAGGACCGTCTCGCATCATCGCGATCGCCTGTTGCCGTTTTACCGTTTCAGCCTGCCGTCGGTGGCACTGGTGGACGCGCTGCAGCACAAGCAGGGATTCCAGCATCTTGCCGAGCAGCTCGGTAGCCCGATCCCGCCACTGGTCCACGTCCGCTCATCCGCGGATCTGGCCGCGCTCGATACGCTGCATTTTCCGGTGGTGGTCAAGCCGGGCGAGCGTCACGCCGAGTACGGCAAGCGTTTCAAGAAGGCGTACCGGGTGGAAGCGCCTGCCGACGCCGTCGAATTGATCCAGCGCATCCTGCCGGTGATGGCGGATATCGTGGTCCAGGAATGGACCGAGGGGCCGGACTCCCATATCTATTTCTGCCTGCAGTATCTGAACGGGCAGGGGCAGTTGGCGGCGTCATTCACCGGGCGCAAGATACGTTCCTGGCCGCCGCAGGTGGGCGGCACGGCGAGCTGCATGCCGGCAGTGCATGCCCATGAGGAGCTGTCTGCATTGACAGCACGCTTCTTTCAGCAGGCTGGCGTCATTGGCATGGCGGGCATGGAGTTCAAGCGCGACATACGCAATGGCGTGTTCCGTATGGTGGAACCGACCATCGGCCGCACCGACTACCAGGCCGAAGTGGCCACGCTCAACGGCGTCAACCTGCCGTACGCGGCCTACTGTTCCGAGCTGGAACGTCCGTACCCCCAACTCGGGCAGTCGAGCCAGGCGCTGGCCTGGCGTGTGCGTTCCGAGGACGAGCAGTCGGCGGCGGCCCAGCATCAGGCTCGCCATGAGGGTTTCGAGGGCCTGGATGGTGTACGCGATGCACTGTGGCGCTGGACGGATCCCGTCCCGTTTCTGGTCGATCAGATGCGGCGTGTCCGGCGTGCACTGTCCAGCCGGACGTCAAGGTTGATACACGGATCTCGTGCGGTGAGGAGCCGCTGATGAATATGTTTGCCAGATGGTTTTCTGCACGCCCGACGGATGTGGACGTCGACCCGCATCGTGGACTGCGCGCTGCCGCCGAATGGCTGGCGCGGGCGCAGGACGCTACCGCCAGTGGTGGCGTCAGTGCCTACTACGACATGGACAAGGGAACCTGGGCGGGTGCCTATCCGGAAACCACCGGCTACATCATCCCGACGTTTTTCCGCTATGCGACGTTCTCCGGTCAGGACGAATACCGCGAACGGGCCATACGCATGGCGGCATGGGAGTCGGACATCCAGCTTGCCGATGGCGGCGTGCGTGCGGGCACGATGGATGCAACCAAGATTGCGCCGACGATCTTCAACACCGGACAGGTGCTGTTCGGATGGCTGGCCGCGTGGCAGGCAACGCAGGACCCGCGGTTCCATGACTCGCTGGTGCGTGCCGCCGACTGGCTGGTCGATGCGCAGGACCCGGATGGCGCCTGGCGGCGTTTCGCATCGCCCTTCGCCAAGCACGGTCTGAATACCTACAACACCCGCGTGGCCTTTGGCCTGGCGCTGGCGGGGCGCGAGCTGCAGAAGCCGGAATACATCGAAGCCGCCGTGCGCAATGTGCAGTGGGCATTGGGCCAGATGCATCCGAACGGCTGGCTGGAGAACAACGACCTGCAGGACAACGAACATCCGCTGACGCATACCATTGCCTACGCGACGCGCGGGATGCTTGAAGTCGGCCTGATCGCGGGTAACGCCGGCTTTGTGGATGCCGCCATCCGGATAGCGCGTTCCGTCGCCCGGACCCAGCGCCCCGACGGTGGGCTTCCGGGACGCCTGGATGCCGACTGGCGTCCGGCGGCGCGCTGGACCTGTGTGACCGGCAACGCACAAATGGCCATTGTCTGGCAGCGCCTTGCGCGAGAGACCGGCGACGCCACCTGGACGCCGGCCGCGGAGCGGGCCAACCGTTTCAATCTGTCGATCCAGGATCTCAAGGCCAAGGACGACGGCGCGCGCGACGGTATACCCGGTTCGTACCCGTTGAAGGGCGGATACATGAAGAACCGCTATCCGAACTGGGCGGCCAAGTTCTTCATGGACGCGCTCATGCTGCAGCTGGAGACGGACCCCCAGCATGCGTGACATTGCCCTCGCCATGTTCATATTCGGGATGATTCCCTTCATCCTCATGCGCCCGTTCATCGGGCTGCTGGTCTGGTCATGGCTGGGCTACATGAACCCGAACCGGTTGTGCTTCGGGTTCGCCGTGAATTTTCCCTGGGTGCAGCTCGTCGCGATCGTGACCCTGGTGTCGCTGTTCATCAGCCGGGAGAAGAAGAAGGTTCCCGTGTCTTCGACCAGCGTACTGTTGCTGCTGTTCCTGGCGTGGACAGGCATCACCACCTACTTTGCAGTCGTGCCCGCGGCAGCGCTGAGCAAGTGGGAAGAATTTGCCAAGATCCTGGTGATGGTGTTCGTCACCTTCATGCTGGTGAACACGCGCGAGCGGATGCGCTGGCTGGTCTGGATGATCGTGGTGTCGATCGGGTTCTACGGACTCAAGGGTGGGGTCTTCACCATCGCGCACGGCGGCAGCTACCACGTGGTCGGACCGGCGAAGAGCTTCATTGCCGACAACAACGCGCTGGCCCTGGCGCTCTGCATCAGCGTTCCGCTGATGCGGTTCCTGCAACTCCACTCGCCGAGCAAATACATTCGCTGGGGGTTGAGCGCGAGCATCCTGCTCACCTGCATTTCCGTGCTCGGTACCTATTCGCGAGGCGGCCTGATCAGCCTGACGATCGTCGCGGGTGCACTGTTTCTCAAGAGCCGGCGCCGGTTGGCCATGGTCGTGGCCGCGATTGTCGTGGGCATGGTCGGCTATCACTTCATGCCGCAGAAGTGGACCGAGCGGATGGATACGCTGCACCATGCCTCTCACACGGACTCCGGCGAGACGCGCATACAGTCCTACGAATTTGCCGCGAACGTGGCCTTGCATCACCCGGTGCTGGGAGGAGGCTTCTTCGTCTACGAAAGCAATGCCATGTGGCAGCGTTACGGACCGGAAGGCGCGATTCCGCGCGCGGTCCACAGCATCTACTTCAGGGTCCTTGGCGAACAGGGTTTCGTTGGCCTGTCCCTGTTCCTCTCGCTGCTTTACGTGAGCTGGAAGAATTGCCGAGTGACACGAAAGCGAACGCGAGACGTTCCCGAGCTGAAGTGGGCCTATGACCTGTCCTCCATGTTGCAGGTCAGCCTGCTAGCTTTCATGACCGCCGGAGCGTTCCTGCCGATGAGCTACTTCGATCTGGCCTACCAGCTGATGGCGCTGTGCGCATTGCTGCTGTTCCATGTGCAGCAGCTGCTTGATCAGCACCCGGATGGCCTTGATCCCGGCCAGTCGCGCGAAGGCTTCGGCTTGCCGACCACGCGCCGCATCCTGGCGGGTTGACCGCGTGAACCGGGTCTTGATGATCGCCTTTCACTTCCCGCCTGTTGCTATGGGCAGCGGGCATCTACGAACTCTCGGTTTCGCGCGCTACTTGCCGGAACATGGCTGGGAACCCACCGTGCTGACTGCGAACGCTACGGCGTACCCCAGGGTGGACGCAGGCAACCTCGCGCTGATTCCGGATGCCTGTCGCGTGCAGCGCTCCTTTGCGCTGGACGTGCGGCGACACCTGTCGATCCGCGGAAGGTACCCGGGGTTCCTGGCCCAGCCCGACCGCTGGTCGACCTGGTGGCCGGCCGCCGTGTGGCAGGGCCTGCGGCTGATCCGGCGTCATCGGATCGATGCGATCTGGTCGACCTATCCCATCATGACCGCGCATGCCATTGCCGGTACCTTGAGCCGCTTGACGGGGCTGCCGTGGATCGCCGATTTCCGGGACCCTGTCGCCAGTTCGGTAGAGGCGGGGAATCCGTACTCCGTCGCTGCGCAGCAGCGTGTCGAACAGCGGGTGCTGAACCGCGCAAGCCGGGTCGTGTTCACCACGCCGGGTGCCATGCGCCGCTATGCCGAACAGTTTCCCGAAGCCGCGCACACCGGCCGCCTCGACGTGATAGCCAACGGCTACGACGAGGCGGCGTTCGCCGGGTTGCCGGCGAGGGCAGACCGTTCGCCACAACGTCCATTGCGCTTGCTGCATAGCGGGATCCTTTACCGTGACGGACGCAATCCGCTGCCCTTCCTCGATGCGCTGGCGAATCTCAGGATGTCCGGGGCATTGACGGAGGCGGACGCCAGCATCGTTCTCCGTGCCAGTGGTTCCGAGGCGATGTATGCGGACGAAATCCGCCGTCGTGGCCTGGACGGCATGGTTACACTGGCGCCGTCGGTGACCAATCGCGAGGCCCTGGTGGAACAAGCTGAAGCCGACGGCCTGTTGCTTTTCCAGGGCGACAAGTTCGACAGTCAGATACCCGCCAAGGTCTACGAATATCTGCGCATCGGTCGCCCGATCTTCGCGCTTGTTGGCGAACAGGGGGACACCGCCGGGATACTGCGCGAGACGGGTGGCGCAACCTGTGTCCCGCTCGATGACGTGTCCGCGATCCAGTCGCGGCTGATGGACTTCGTTTCGGTCCTGCGGGAGGGACATGCGCCTCGGGCGAGTCAGGACGCGATAAGCCGGTATGCCCGAAGCGAGAGTGCCGCGAAGCTGGCCAGGATGCTGGACCGGATCACATCGGAGAAAACAGGGTGAGCGATACGTTCCTCGGTTCATGCGATGCACACGGGCCCATGCAGACAGACGCTGCGCTGCAGGCGCCGTTGTTCCTGACCGGGTTCGCCCGCTCCGGGACCACCTGGATCAACCGGCTGCTGCGCGACTACTTCGATACGGGGCTCGTCAACGAGGGCCAGTTCATCGTGTCGTTCGGCCTGCGGCTGACGCGCTATGGCGACCTGGACCAAAAGGCGCATCGTGAACGCCTGCTGCGGGATCTTCGCGCGGATCCCTTCTTCTCGATCGTTCGCCGCAACTACGGCGTCGAGATCGACTGGCAACAGGTTGCGTCCGCGCAGCCTTCGTTCAGGGCGATCACGCTGGACATCCTTGGCCAGATCGCGGCGCAGACCCACAAGCAGAGGATCGGTTCCAAATACCCCGTGTTCGGTCGTCACCTCGACCTGTTGAATCGTCTTTTCCCGGACTGCCGCGTCGTTCACGTGGTCCGTGATGGTCGCGATTGCGCCCTGTCCCACAAAGGCGTGACCTGGGGTTACCAGAATACGTATTCGGCAGCCGTCCATTGGCAGCAGTACATCGAGGCGGCCCGGCGAAGTTCCGCGGCAATGCCGGGCCGCTACGTCGAGATCCGCTACGAGGACCTGCTGCTCCATCCGGAGCAGAGCATGCGCGCGCTGGAGCACTTCATTACCGGCGACGATTCGTTTCCCGTCACGCAGCGTTTTGTCCAGAATGGCATGGCACTGAAGACCGAAAAGGTCGAGGGCTGGCGTGCCGACATGTCCGCGGCGTCGCAGGCGATCTTCGAGGGCGTTGCGGGTGACGTGCTGGCGCATTGCGGCTATCCGCTGACCGGGGTTGCCCACGTGCCTTCCTTGCTGGAACGTACCGGATACCGTATTCACAACAGGGTGACCCGCGAAGGCTGGCATCTTGCACGCAAAGTGTTCAAGCGTCTTCCCGAGCGCAAATGATGCCGTCAGACCGGAACCCGGGTGGAGCCCCAACACCTTGAAGACCACATTCGTCGTCACCGTGGATGTAGAAAGCAGGTCCAAGGGCGATCCTGCCCAGGACGTGCTGGGCGTCATTCCCGGCTATCAGGGGAACTTCGGTATCGGGCGGATCATGGACTTGATGGAAGCGCACCAGGCGCGTGCGACCTTCTTCGTGAACGTGTACGAGAGCGCGAAGCATGGGGACGAGGCGATGTCCCGCGCTGCCAGAATGATCCATGAGCGGGGGCACGACCTCGAGCTGCATACCCATCCCCGTCCGATGTTCCCTCACTACGGCATGAGCCAGGCGCCGCTCGACGAGCAGGTGGCGATACTCGAAAAAGGTATCTCGCTGCTCGAGGCATGGACGTCCAAGCGCGTGGTTGCGCATCGTTCCGGTGCATTCGCGGCGAACACCGATACCCTGCGCGCGGCGGAGTCCGTTGGCCTGCGGGCTGATTGTTCGTTGTCGCCCGGCAGCCGCGTCGAGGTGCCGCTTGTCGAGGAACTGGGAGCCACGAATGCGGCGCAGCGCGTGGACGGGGTGTGGGAAATACCGATGACCTGTTTCGACCAGATCCGTGTAGGAGCCTGGCATTCCCGGCGCATTCTGGATATCGAGGGCTGTTCGCTCGCTGAAATCAAGCGTGTGACCCGCGATGCCATCCGACAGGGGCTGCCCACCGTGTGCATCCTGATGCACAGCTTCAGTTTCTCGCGGCAGGGCACGCCCAACCGGCGCGCTATTCGGCGGCTGTCGGCCCTGCTTGGCTGGCTTCGCCGGCAGGACGATATCGAGATCGGGACGATCGAGCAGGTCTGTCGCGGGCTGGATGCGATGCCGCCGCCGGTGGGTGCTGCGCGGATACCTCGCACGGGCTTCTGGCTGACCTGGTGCAGGGCGGTGGGCGCGTGGAATGAAGGTGGAAAGAACTTCGTGGTTGCCGCGGCAGGCCTGGGCGGTATTGCGCTGGTGGCGCTTGCTGTTGCCACTGCCGGGTACCGGTTGATCCATCCATGACGAGTGACTGATGACATGAACGTCGATGATCGCATACGACACCTTTATGAAAGTCGGGTCAACGCGGCCATGGAAGAGGCCGAGGCCGTTGCACAGACCGATGCATTCGCCGAGTTCGTGGACGTGGTCCGAAAGGAGACGCCCTGGCGGTTCAAGGGCGTCAACGAGATGGACCGCTACCTGCGCAACATCGATCACCATCTGCGACATTTCGTGCCGAGTCTGCTGAGCTGCCTGGACAGCGATATCCGAACGGTCTTTGATTTCGGTTGCGGGTCGGGGAGCGGGTCGATCGCATTGGCGATGATATTTCCCGAGCTTCGATGCCATGGCGTGGATATAAGCCAGGCCG
This window of the Dyella sp. A6 genome carries:
- a CDS encoding polysaccharide deacetylase family protein — its product is MHAKCSSVFPSANDAVRPEPGWSPNTLKTTFVVTVDVESRSKGDPAQDVLGVIPGYQGNFGIGRIMDLMEAHQARATFFVNVYESAKHGDEAMSRAARMIHERGHDLELHTHPRPMFPHYGMSQAPLDEQVAILEKGISLLEAWTSKRVVAHRSGAFAANTDTLRAAESVGLRADCSLSPGSRVEVPLVEELGATNAAQRVDGVWEIPMTCFDQIRVGAWHSRRILDIEGCSLAEIKRVTRDAIRQGLPTVCILMHSFSFSRQGTPNRRAIRRLSALLGWLRRQDDIEIGTIEQVCRGLDAMPPPVGAARIPRTGFWLTWCRAVGAWNEGGKNFVVAAAGLGGIALVALAVATAGYRLIHP
- a CDS encoding putative O-glycosylation ligase, exosortase A system-associated — translated: MRDIALAMFIFGMIPFILMRPFIGLLVWSWLGYMNPNRLCFGFAVNFPWVQLVAIVTLVSLFISREKKKVPVSSTSVLLLLFLAWTGITTYFAVVPAAALSKWEEFAKILVMVFVTFMLVNTRERMRWLVWMIVVSIGFYGLKGGVFTIAHGGSYHVVGPAKSFIADNNALALALCISVPLMRFLQLHSPSKYIRWGLSASILLTCISVLGTYSRGGLISLTIVAGALFLKSRRRLAMVVAAIVVGMVGYHFMPQKWTERMDTLHHASHTDSGETRIQSYEFAANVALHHPVLGGGFFVYESNAMWQRYGPEGAIPRAVHSIYFRVLGEQGFVGLSLFLSLLYVSWKNCRVTRKRTRDVPELKWAYDLSSMLQVSLLAFMTAGAFLPMSYFDLAYQLMALCALLLFHVQQLLDQHPDGLDPGQSREGFGLPTTRRILAG
- a CDS encoding TIGR04063 family PEP-CTERM/XrtA system glycosyltransferase; protein product: MPTGPGGRPLRVLHVLDHSLPLHSGYTFRTLSILGQQRALGWETLHLTGPKQGGGAEREEQIDEWMFHRTPPAAGMLASLPVLRHRALMRAMRTRLAEVVARVRPDIIHAHSPVLNAMPALAVGKEFNVPVVYEVRAFWEDAAADHGTAREWGIRYRMTRAMETRALRKAHAVTTICEGLRTDMLGRGIPADKITVIPNAVDVERFPFREAADPVLMQQYGLTPGKTLGFAGSFYAYEGLDLLLRAMPGVLQAEPLARLMLVGGGPQEANLKALAKELDVESAVHFTGRVPHAEVERYYSVMDVMVYPRVSRRLTELVTPLKPLEAMAMGKLVAASDVGGHRELIDDGCNGHLFAADSVEALAGCLTRLLGAPQTWNGVIDNGRAFVERERTWEASVSRYRDVYARALLQNRSRNGETHGR
- a CDS encoding glycosyltransferase; translated protein: MISTRMALIPASRAKASACRPRAASWRVDRVNRVLMIAFHFPPVAMGSGHLRTLGFARYLPEHGWEPTVLTANATAYPRVDAGNLALIPDACRVQRSFALDVRRHLSIRGRYPGFLAQPDRWSTWWPAAVWQGLRLIRRHRIDAIWSTYPIMTAHAIAGTLSRLTGLPWIADFRDPVASSVEAGNPYSVAAQQRVEQRVLNRASRVVFTTPGAMRRYAEQFPEAAHTGRLDVIANGYDEAAFAGLPARADRSPQRPLRLLHSGILYRDGRNPLPFLDALANLRMSGALTEADASIVLRASGSEAMYADEIRRRGLDGMVTLAPSVTNREALVEQAEADGLLLFQGDKFDSQIPAKVYEYLRIGRPIFALVGEQGDTAGILRETGGATCVPLDDVSAIQSRLMDFVSVLREGHAPRASQDAISRYARSESAAKLARMLDRITSEKTG
- a CDS encoding sulfotransferase, whose protein sequence is MSDTFLGSCDAHGPMQTDAALQAPLFLTGFARSGTTWINRLLRDYFDTGLVNEGQFIVSFGLRLTRYGDLDQKAHRERLLRDLRADPFFSIVRRNYGVEIDWQQVASAQPSFRAITLDILGQIAAQTHKQRIGSKYPVFGRHLDLLNRLFPDCRVVHVVRDGRDCALSHKGVTWGYQNTYSAAVHWQQYIEAARRSSAAMPGRYVEIRYEDLLLHPEQSMRALEHFITGDDSFPVTQRFVQNGMALKTEKVEGWRADMSAASQAIFEGVAGDVLAHCGYPLTGVAHVPSLLERTGYRIHNRVTREGWHLARKVFKRLPERK
- a CDS encoding FAD-dependent oxidoreductase, whose product is MAVDTPAVVVGAGLNGLGVARSLAHAGVPVWLLDSDGQRAEMRTRAATPLQITSLHGDGLVEDLLRLATGRLSGLRPVLFLTQEESVRTVSHHRDRLLPFYRFSLPSVALVDALQHKQGFQHLAEQLGSPIPPLVHVRSSADLAALDTLHFPVVVKPGERHAEYGKRFKKAYRVEAPADAVELIQRILPVMADIVVQEWTEGPDSHIYFCLQYLNGQGQLAASFTGRKIRSWPPQVGGTASCMPAVHAHEELSALTARFFQQAGVIGMAGMEFKRDIRNGVFRMVEPTIGRTDYQAEVATLNGVNLPYAAYCSELERPYPQLGQSSQALAWRVRSEDEQSAAAQHQARHEGFEGLDGVRDALWRWTDPVPFLVDQMRRVRRALSSRTSRLIHGSRAVRSR